In a genomic window of Candidatus Thiothrix sulfatifontis:
- a CDS encoding AAA domain-containing protein gives MFNQAINTQVDTMNEANSQLLQLFGFLKNYNELKNQYPKNITEYQDGFQLLSSWPRHPTISIHQGNDDADALISVQRPKRTLCPLPPAILNDWLQPGWNSISSTPETLPSRNEQRADKSTITIQFDDDPNRLEAFSRWSKQHADWVRAEQPVVDAYHLFERVHGIWSRLQKEGDQIELMLGSGMLLVPDLNIHHPVLLQRLELKFDTSKSEFTFHSGIDKAELYKALLRDIPDIEGKTIADLSQELENYPIEPLGEIPATEGFLQRLAQGLFIKGEFHTQRPVNPQNPVVYPAPCLFLRKRNQGLSQILDNILEDLQDPNATPSTGLKRIIGIEEAVHVSPDVEGSDRLSHTSPTLVNDILFSKPANAEQYAIADRLKRTHSVLVQGPPGTGKTHTIANLVGYLLSQGKTVLVCSHTSKALRVLRDKLDPSIQSLCLSVLDSDAESQAQLSQAAQEIADRLSGLDASALRRDANQLRNRRQELLLKQQHLQQQIRDARYSEIEEVVVAGNGYTPIKAAQLVKEHTERDGWIPGTIQENQLCPLSDTEMATLYATNHQLSLQEEQQLSVKQPEHAKLVSSADFRTLTTERFQIKQQLAQHVPELWDNTKTASRIQLQQIQLQISESVAILNTHESWLQEVLFAGWSGAGLQETWEKLLEAIEELEAQAKKVHLMFIEHAPEIPDNCDIITLDAIIAHLEQGKKLTGLFAKMGKSSWFKLIEQCKTNQRQPQTIEEFHALRAKTQLQQQYNTLAKYWKHTVSTAGGAEFETLGDRPERTAPNYLELIRKHLNWRSHVWNSLQQEIQATGFKWDKWLESCPIVHTQYGELERIKLATTPQLASLFTAKTALLLQSELSKHVEIQATYLSQFQQSEIAIDLTRAQQTWDADSYETLWKRLAQLEGLQGIYQQRHSLLARLKPVAPDWAKSIVLRSSPHDSSTPPGSASTAWLWLQLQQILEKRADLSIPALQQELDTAESEIAQLAAQIIEKETWAAQGDRTKLSTQQALMGFVQTIRKIGKGKGKNAPALLKNARDLLFAARKAVPVWIMPLHRVYENFDPRNTQFDVVIIDESSQSDMMALAALYMGKEHVIVGDKEQVTPDAIGQQITSINSLIATDLQGIPLNHLYDGQTSIYDLAETAFGGVISLKEHFRCVPEIIQFSNHLSYHNKIRPLREPLSSPIHPALISQRVEGKRSENGKINAVEADTIASMIIAAIHHPAYARNDNGQTTTFGVITLLGSEQSEYIDNILRNRLELDLYNKHKILCGNPAQFQGDERDVIFLSMVDSPPDDGVLRMMEFGKNDMYKKRYNVAVSRARNQLWLVHSIDPENHLKSGDIRQRLIQHVRNPQALMREIEVEGQRTDSPFEKSVLTDLVNAGYRVKTQWQVGAYRIDIVVEGKARRLAIECDGEKYHTPDNLQQDIERQAILERLGWTFVRIRGSQYYRTPEKAIQAVFARLNELGIEKLGVEDTTTSATNLDNDAIIQDIRRTADAIRREWELERAAEQQQKRAAANRNTTTKQKTHIVQAELSF, from the coding sequence GTGTTCAACCAAGCCATCAACACACAAGTCGATACTATGAATGAAGCAAATAGCCAGCTCCTACAACTCTTTGGTTTTCTTAAAAATTACAATGAATTAAAGAACCAATATCCTAAAAACATTACAGAATATCAGGATGGTTTTCAGCTATTATCTTCTTGGCCTAGACACCCCACCATCTCGATTCATCAAGGAAATGACGATGCTGATGCACTGATTAGCGTCCAACGTCCCAAACGAACGCTATGCCCTCTTCCACCTGCCATCCTCAACGATTGGTTGCAACCGGGTTGGAATTCCATCAGTAGCACGCCTGAAACATTACCCAGCCGCAACGAACAGCGAGCGGATAAAAGCACCATCACGATTCAATTCGATGACGATCCTAACCGCCTCGAAGCCTTCTCAAGATGGAGCAAACAACACGCAGACTGGGTAAGGGCAGAACAACCTGTAGTTGATGCCTACCATCTCTTCGAGCGAGTTCACGGAATATGGTCACGACTGCAAAAAGAAGGCGATCAAATTGAATTGATGCTGGGTTCGGGAATGCTACTTGTTCCTGATCTGAATATTCATCATCCAGTACTGCTACAACGGCTTGAACTCAAGTTCGACACTTCCAAATCAGAATTCACCTTCCATTCGGGGATTGATAAAGCTGAATTGTACAAAGCACTATTGCGCGACATTCCTGATATTGAAGGAAAAACTATTGCTGATCTATCGCAAGAACTTGAAAACTATCCCATAGAGCCATTAGGGGAAATTCCTGCTACGGAAGGTTTTTTACAACGACTTGCTCAGGGTTTGTTCATCAAAGGTGAGTTCCATACACAACGTCCTGTTAATCCACAAAATCCGGTTGTGTACCCTGCTCCCTGTTTATTCTTACGCAAACGCAACCAAGGTCTGAGTCAGATACTCGACAATATTCTGGAAGACCTGCAAGACCCCAATGCCACACCATCCACAGGATTGAAACGCATTATTGGAATTGAGGAAGCCGTTCACGTTTCCCCAGACGTCGAAGGATCTGACAGGCTATCCCATACTTCGCCAACGCTGGTCAACGATATTTTGTTCAGCAAACCCGCGAATGCAGAACAATACGCCATTGCAGACAGGCTGAAACGAACCCATTCTGTGCTAGTGCAAGGCCCGCCCGGAACGGGAAAAACACACACGATTGCCAATTTAGTAGGCTACCTGTTATCACAAGGGAAAACTGTTCTGGTCTGTTCTCATACCAGCAAAGCATTGCGGGTTTTACGCGATAAGCTCGACCCCTCTATCCAATCCTTATGTCTTAGCGTTTTAGACAGTGATGCGGAAAGCCAAGCCCAACTCAGTCAAGCCGCACAGGAAATTGCCGACCGCCTATCGGGACTGGATGCATCAGCCTTACGTCGGGATGCGAACCAACTACGCAACAGACGACAGGAATTATTGCTCAAGCAACAACACTTGCAACAGCAAATACGTGATGCTCGCTACAGTGAAATAGAAGAAGTTGTCGTTGCTGGCAATGGCTACACACCGATTAAGGCAGCTCAACTTGTCAAAGAACATACAGAACGTGATGGCTGGATTCCCGGCACTATTCAAGAAAATCAGCTCTGCCCACTATCTGATACCGAAATGGCAACCCTTTACGCGACTAATCACCAATTGTCGTTGCAAGAAGAACAACAACTGTCAGTCAAGCAGCCAGAACATGCCAAGTTGGTGTCGTCCGCAGACTTTCGCACCCTGACAACTGAACGCTTTCAAATCAAGCAACAGTTAGCGCAACATGTTCCTGAACTATGGGACAACACGAAAACTGCCTCCCGCATTCAACTACAGCAAATCCAGCTACAAATAAGTGAAAGCGTTGCCATACTGAATACCCATGAAAGCTGGTTACAAGAAGTACTGTTTGCGGGTTGGTCTGGTGCTGGTCTGCAAGAGACATGGGAAAAACTGCTGGAAGCGATAGAGGAACTGGAAGCGCAAGCCAAAAAAGTACACTTGATGTTTATTGAACACGCCCCAGAAATTCCTGATAACTGCGACATTATCACCTTGGATGCCATTATTGCTCATTTGGAACAGGGTAAAAAACTCACCGGGCTTTTCGCCAAAATGGGGAAATCATCTTGGTTCAAGTTGATTGAACAATGTAAAACCAACCAACGGCAACCGCAGACTATCGAAGAGTTCCATGCGTTACGCGCAAAAACGCAGCTTCAACAGCAATACAATACACTGGCAAAATACTGGAAACACACGGTATCTACAGCCGGGGGTGCAGAATTTGAAACATTAGGTGATCGCCCGGAACGTACTGCACCGAACTACCTTGAACTCATCCGCAAACACCTCAACTGGCGTAGTCATGTCTGGAATTCGCTACAACAAGAGATTCAAGCAACAGGTTTTAAGTGGGACAAATGGTTAGAATCCTGCCCTATCGTACACACGCAATACGGTGAACTGGAACGCATCAAACTGGCAACCACACCACAACTTGCCAGCTTGTTTACCGCCAAAACTGCGTTATTGTTGCAATCTGAATTATCCAAACACGTTGAAATACAGGCAACTTATCTCAGCCAATTTCAGCAAAGTGAAATAGCCATTGACCTGACCAGAGCACAACAAACATGGGATGCTGACAGTTACGAAACTTTGTGGAAGCGATTAGCACAACTTGAAGGTTTACAGGGTATCTATCAACAACGCCATTCACTGTTGGCAAGATTAAAACCTGTCGCCCCCGACTGGGCAAAATCCATCGTACTGCGCTCTTCTCCCCATGACTCATCAACCCCGCCAGGAAGTGCGTCAACCGCTTGGCTTTGGTTGCAACTTCAGCAAATTCTCGAAAAACGTGCAGACTTATCTATTCCTGCATTGCAGCAAGAATTGGATACGGCTGAAAGTGAAATAGCCCAATTAGCCGCTCAAATCATTGAAAAAGAAACATGGGCTGCACAAGGTGATCGCACCAAACTTTCCACCCAGCAGGCACTAATGGGATTTGTGCAAACCATAAGAAAAATCGGCAAAGGTAAAGGAAAGAATGCTCCTGCGCTCCTGAAAAATGCGCGTGACCTTCTATTTGCCGCTCGCAAAGCTGTACCTGTTTGGATCATGCCACTTCACCGAGTTTACGAAAACTTCGATCCACGCAATACTCAGTTTGATGTAGTCATCATTGATGAGTCCAGTCAAAGCGATATGATGGCACTTGCAGCACTTTACATGGGAAAGGAACATGTGATAGTTGGGGACAAAGAGCAAGTCACTCCAGATGCTATTGGACAGCAAATCACCAGCATAAATAGTTTGATCGCCACAGATTTGCAAGGTATTCCCCTAAATCACCTATATGATGGGCAAACCTCAATTTACGATCTTGCTGAAACAGCATTCGGTGGAGTTATATCGCTAAAAGAACACTTTCGCTGTGTACCGGAGATTATTCAGTTCAGCAATCACCTGTCTTACCACAACAAAATCAGGCCATTGCGTGAACCTTTATCATCGCCCATACACCCAGCACTCATTTCACAACGGGTAGAGGGTAAGCGCAGTGAAAACGGGAAAATTAATGCAGTCGAAGCCGATACCATTGCATCAATGATCATTGCCGCCATTCATCACCCTGCTTACGCGCGGAATGACAATGGGCAAACCACCACCTTTGGTGTCATTACTCTGTTAGGCAGTGAGCAAAGTGAATACATCGACAATATTCTTCGGAATCGTCTTGAATTGGATTTGTACAACAAACACAAAATACTGTGTGGAAACCCTGCACAATTTCAAGGCGATGAACGCGATGTGATCTTTTTGTCTATGGTTGATAGCCCACCTGATGATGGTGTACTACGCATGATGGAGTTCGGCAAAAATGATATGTACAAAAAACGCTACAATGTAGCGGTAAGCCGAGCGCGTAATCAGTTATGGTTGGTGCATTCTATCGACCCAGAAAATCATTTGAAATCAGGCGACATCAGGCAGCGGCTCATTCAACACGTTCGCAATCCACAAGCACTAATGCGTGAAATTGAAGTAGAAGGGCAACGTACTGATTCCCCATTTGAAAAATCAGTCCTGACGGATTTAGTGAACGCGGGCTATCGAGTCAAGACACAGTGGCAAGTTGGCGCGTACCGCATTGATATAGTAGTAGAAGGCAAAGCTCGCCGATTAGCGATTGAGTGCGATGGTGAAAAATACCATACACCTGACAATCTACAACAAGACATAGAACGCCAAGCCATACTGGAACGTTTAGGTTGGACATTTGTACGTATTCGCGGTAGCCAATATTACCGAACGCCTGAAAAAGCCATTCAAGCTGTCTTTGCTAGGCTTAATGAGCTAGGCATCGAAAAGTTAGGCGTGGAAGATACAACAACGTCAGCAACGAATCTTGATAACGATGCAATCATTCAAGATATTCGGCGAACAGCAGATGCCATCCGCCGAGAGTGGGAGCTTGAACGAGCCGCTGAACAACAGCAAAAACGAGCAGCAGCGAATCGCAACACTACTACAAAACAAAAAACACATATTGTGCAGGCGGAGTTAAGTTTCTGA
- the dusB gene encoding tRNA dihydrouridine synthase DusB, with protein sequence MKIGSYTLDNNLIVAPMAGVTDRPFRTLCKHFGAGHAVSEMMSVDATLYAQKKSLYRADFDGELAPISAQIAGSEPEMLAEAARYQVANGAQIVDINMGCPARKVCRKLAGSALLQDEDLVKRILDAVVSAVAVPVTLKTRLGYVNGEENILRVADMAQQAGIAALAIHGRTREQMYTGEARYELIREVKRQVTMPIIANGDIDSPQKAKAVLEATGADAIMIGRAAQGRPWIFREIAHYLQTGEELPPPSVAEIHAVLLGHLDELYQFYGEYSGCRIARKHIAWYTNGLHDSNAFRQAMYAQDSTAGQARAVDAYFQALLVRDERLNYESSSGQKSSAINCS encoded by the coding sequence ATGAAAATTGGCTCTTACACACTTGATAACAACCTGATTGTTGCGCCGATGGCTGGCGTGACGGATCGTCCGTTCCGTACCTTATGCAAACATTTTGGCGCAGGTCATGCCGTCAGCGAAATGATGTCGGTGGATGCGACCTTGTATGCCCAGAAAAAATCCTTGTACCGCGCGGATTTCGACGGGGAACTTGCGCCGATTTCGGCACAGATTGCGGGGTCTGAACCGGAGATGTTGGCGGAAGCGGCGCGTTATCAGGTGGCGAATGGGGCGCAGATTGTGGACATCAATATGGGCTGCCCTGCCCGCAAGGTTTGCCGCAAGCTGGCGGGTTCGGCGCTGTTACAAGATGAGGATTTGGTTAAGCGAATTCTGGATGCGGTGGTGTCTGCGGTGGCTGTGCCGGTGACGCTGAAAACCCGTCTGGGATACGTCAATGGTGAGGAAAATATTCTGCGAGTCGCGGATATGGCGCAACAGGCAGGCATTGCGGCATTGGCGATTCATGGGCGCACTCGCGAGCAAATGTACACAGGTGAGGCGCGTTATGAGCTGATTCGCGAAGTGAAACGTCAGGTCACGATGCCGATTATTGCCAATGGCGACATTGATAGCCCGCAAAAAGCCAAGGCGGTGCTGGAAGCGACCGGGGCGGATGCGATTATGATCGGGCGGGCGGCGCAGGGGCGACCGTGGATTTTTCGGGAAATCGCGCATTATTTGCAAACCGGCGAGGAATTGCCGCCGCCGAGCGTTGCTGAAATTCATGCGGTATTGCTGGGGCATTTGGATGAGCTGTATCAGTTTTACGGGGAATATTCGGGGTGTCGCATCGCCCGCAAGCATATTGCTTGGTATACCAATGGGTTGCATGACAGCAATGCGTTTCGGCAGGCGATGTATGCGCAGGATAGTACAGCGGGGCAAGCGCGGGCGGTGGATGCGTATTTTCAGGCGTTGTTGGTGCGGGATGAACGGCTGAATTATGAATCGAGTTCAGGCCAGAAATCATCAGCCATCAATTGCTCGTAA
- a CDS encoding ATPase, protein MRLTVEQYRQWEHKKVTLLGMSGVGKTHISSMLREHDWFHYSGDYRIGTCYLDEDILDLIKEQAMKVPFLRELLRNDWIYIRNNIRVNDLGPVLSFVGKLGNPELGGVPLDAFIQRQAQYREAEIAAMRDVPEFIRKAQTIYGYSHFVNDAGGSLCELEEPSVFDLLAENTLILYIKVTTKDEEQKLIDRARSDPKPLYYRPNFLREHLAVYLQEQGLQYAAEMIPDDFTRWVFPRLFHSRLPRYEAIAHDYGYTVTSEEAAQVRDEADFNALIEMAIARHA, encoded by the coding sequence GTGCGTTTAACCGTAGAACAATACCGCCAATGGGAACACAAAAAAGTCACGCTGTTGGGCATGTCTGGTGTTGGTAAAACCCATATTTCCAGTATGTTACGTGAGCATGACTGGTTTCATTATTCCGGTGACTACCGCATTGGTACGTGCTATCTGGATGAAGATATTCTCGATTTGATCAAAGAACAGGCGATGAAAGTGCCGTTTTTGCGCGAATTATTGCGCAATGATTGGATCTACATTCGCAACAATATTCGCGTGAATGATTTGGGGCCTGTGCTGTCATTCGTTGGAAAATTAGGCAATCCCGAACTCGGCGGCGTGCCACTGGATGCGTTCATTCAACGCCAAGCGCAATACCGCGAAGCTGAAATTGCAGCGATGCGTGATGTGCCGGAATTTATCCGCAAAGCCCAAACAATCTACGGCTATTCGCACTTCGTTAATGACGCAGGCGGTAGCTTGTGCGAGTTGGAAGAACCGAGCGTGTTTGATTTGTTGGCGGAAAACACCCTGATTCTGTACATCAAAGTCACCACGAAAGACGAAGAGCAAAAGCTCATCGACCGCGCACGTAGTGACCCGAAGCCGTTGTATTACCGCCCGAATTTTCTGCGCGAACATTTGGCGGTATACCTGCAAGAACAAGGGCTGCAATACGCCGCCGAAATGATCCCCGACGATTTCACCCGCTGGGTATTCCCGCGCTTGTTCCATTCGCGTTTGCCGCGTTACGAAGCGATTGCACACGACTACGGCTACACGGTTACGTCGGAAGAAGCCGCGCAAGTGCGTGATGAAGCCGATTTCAATGCCTTGATTGAAATGGCGATTGCGCGTCATGCTTGA
- a CDS encoding homoserine O-succinyltransferase: MPLVAHTALPTFERLRQEGQTVLSEDYAFNQDIRELHIGFLNMMPDAALAATERQFFRLVGESNLIAQFHIHPFTLESLPRSAKAQAYLDQYYEKFADLREQGLDALIITGANPAAQHLEDEPFWEGLCEVVAWAQENVTSTLCSCLASHALVQHLWGIRRRPLGFKRWGVYSHAVTMPEHPLVNDLNTRFDVPHSRFNQIDRAELEAVGVQILVESQEAGVHMAVSPDLFRMIFLQAHPEYDQVSLLKEYRRETLRWFDGAREDYPPFPENYLRPKAKAILTEYRLAQEAAKRQGKPLPDFPETLLLPMLHNTWRDTAKVFYSNWIGKVYQITNNDRRKPFMEGVDPNDPLGLRQTLGMR; this comes from the coding sequence ATGCCATTAGTTGCACACACTGCATTGCCAACGTTTGAACGCTTGCGTCAAGAAGGTCAAACAGTCCTGAGCGAAGATTACGCCTTCAATCAGGATATTCGCGAGCTGCATATCGGTTTCCTCAATATGATGCCGGATGCAGCGTTGGCAGCGACCGAACGCCAGTTTTTCCGGCTGGTGGGTGAATCGAATCTGATTGCGCAATTTCACATTCACCCGTTCACGCTGGAAAGTTTGCCGCGCAGTGCCAAAGCGCAAGCTTACCTCGACCAATACTACGAAAAGTTTGCCGATTTGCGCGAACAAGGTTTGGATGCGCTGATCATTACCGGCGCAAACCCTGCCGCGCAACATCTGGAAGACGAACCGTTTTGGGAGGGTTTGTGCGAGGTAGTGGCCTGGGCGCAGGAAAATGTCACGTCTACGTTGTGTTCGTGTTTGGCAAGCCATGCGCTGGTGCAACATTTGTGGGGAATCCGCCGCCGCCCGCTGGGATTCAAGCGTTGGGGCGTGTACAGCCATGCCGTGACCATGCCGGAACACCCGCTGGTGAATGATTTGAATACGCGCTTTGACGTGCCGCACTCGCGTTTCAATCAGATTGATCGGGCGGAACTGGAAGCTGTGGGCGTACAAATATTGGTGGAAAGTCAGGAGGCGGGCGTGCACATGGCGGTCAGCCCTGATCTGTTCCGCATGATTTTTTTGCAAGCGCACCCAGAATACGATCAGGTGAGTTTGCTCAAAGAATACCGCCGCGAAACCCTGCGTTGGTTTGACGGGGCGCGGGAGGATTACCCGCCATTCCCCGAAAATTATTTGCGCCCCAAAGCCAAAGCGATTCTCACCGAATACCGGCTGGCACAAGAAGCAGCCAAACGCCAAGGCAAACCCTTGCCGGATTTCCCCGAAACCTTATTGTTGCCGATGTTGCACAATACTTGGCGCGATACTGCAAAAGTGTTTTACAGCAATTGGATCGGCAAGGTTTACCAAATCACCAATAACGACCGCCGTAAGCCATTTATGGAAGGTGTCGACCCCAATGACCCCTTAGGCTTACGTCAAACGCTGGGAATGCGCTAG
- a CDS encoding DUF1800 domain-containing protein, giving the protein MGLLAFKDAVHLVSRTGLGAEWDAIKYLEGRSTQDAVELVLHPTPEALKPAPAMTPWLKLEPMRLNDMKSRNSAWAISQHEGKGLQAWWVEQMLTTKTPFLERMTLFWHNHFTSSIQKTLQPSLLYQQNLLFRRYALGSFAELLQAIARDPAMLMYLDGHQNNKNQPNENFARELLELFTIGRGHYRETDVKAATQAFTGWRVDYQTGKFVIRTDEHTEGAVTFLGKTGHFKGDDIVKLLLAHPRTAERLTEKFWLAFVSNRPDPALIGTWAQQLRQSNYDIKGLMRTVLNSEAFWASVNRGTLVKSPVELVLGTVRMLPYPRESTQEMLNLCRLLGQELFDPPNVKGWAGGEHWISTQTLLVRNAYLSKLSRGNLNEKVANGVKLPDVPAEQLVEWLLPVKPLKPLPQAPGALRLVRALLLDPAFQVS; this is encoded by the coding sequence ATGGGATTGCTTGCTTTTAAAGATGCGGTACATTTGGTATCACGTACTGGCTTAGGCGCAGAGTGGGATGCTATTAAATACTTGGAAGGACGCTCTACTCAAGATGCGGTCGAGTTAGTGTTGCACCCAACACCTGAGGCATTGAAACCTGCTCCGGCGATGACGCCTTGGTTGAAGTTAGAACCGATGCGTTTGAACGATATGAAAAGTCGCAATTCCGCGTGGGCTATCTCACAGCATGAGGGTAAAGGCTTGCAGGCGTGGTGGGTGGAACAGATGTTGACCACCAAAACGCCATTTCTCGAACGCATGACCTTGTTTTGGCACAATCACTTCACCTCTTCCATTCAAAAAACGCTGCAACCCAGTTTGTTATACCAACAAAACTTGTTATTTCGCCGTTACGCACTGGGAAGTTTTGCGGAATTGCTGCAAGCGATTGCGCGTGATCCCGCCATGCTGATGTACTTGGATGGGCATCAAAATAACAAAAATCAGCCCAATGAAAATTTTGCCCGCGAATTGTTAGAATTATTCACCATCGGACGTGGGCATTACCGTGAAACCGATGTAAAAGCGGCAACACAAGCATTTACCGGCTGGCGCGTTGATTACCAAACCGGCAAATTTGTGATTCGCACTGACGAACACACCGAGGGGGCAGTGACCTTTTTGGGCAAAACCGGGCATTTCAAAGGCGATGATATTGTTAAGTTGTTGCTGGCACACCCCCGCACGGCGGAACGCTTGACGGAAAAATTCTGGTTGGCGTTTGTCAGCAATCGCCCCGACCCAGCGCTGATTGGTACTTGGGCGCAACAATTACGGCAATCGAATTACGACATCAAAGGCTTAATGCGCACGGTATTGAACAGTGAAGCATTTTGGGCAAGCGTAAACCGTGGCACTTTGGTGAAATCGCCGGTGGAATTGGTGCTTGGCACGGTACGCATGTTGCCTTATCCCCGCGAATCCACTCAAGAAATGCTGAATCTGTGCCGCCTGTTGGGGCAGGAATTATTCGACCCGCCCAACGTTAAAGGCTGGGCGGGGGGGGAACATTGGATCAGTACCCAAACCTTACTGGTACGCAACGCTTACCTTTCCAAATTGTCACGCGGTAATTTAAACGAAAAAGTCGCCAATGGGGTAAAACTCCCCGATGTACCCGCCGAGCAATTGGTCGAATGGTTATTACCCGTTAAACCCTTGAAACCGCTACCGCAAGCGCCGGGAGCGCTGCGCTTAGTGCGAGCGTTGCTGCTTGATCCAGCGTTTCAAGTGTCCTGA
- a CDS encoding DUF1501 domain-containing protein, translating into MNRREFMGMAALLPWLTALPAEVLAVPARPQQRVVVLVKLAGGNDGLNTLIPHNDPLYYQHRPTIAVPKHQLIDIGEAQSLNPYLKALKPWWDKGNMAWVQGVGYPHSTLSHFRSSDIWETAVDASQYAETGWLGSLLPGCKPGLHGIAIGDSSGPMNGKNCNTIAMQSPQSFLSQINLLEDIQPVRTNSVLAHITNVHHQLYAAGEQLSTKLQRPMALGVNFSTGKLGRELEAVAKMILTGVDAAVYMVTLDGFDTHSNQMAVQSNLLHQLAGALDSFAQAMQRGGRWNDVMLMTYSEFGRRVQENHGKGTDHGTASVQLVMGGKVRGGIYGDAPDLSRLDGDGNVQHTVDFRAVYGTVSQRWLGQASPWAKFGTLPFV; encoded by the coding sequence ATGAACCGTCGCGAATTTATGGGAATGGCTGCCTTGCTGCCTTGGTTGACTGCTTTGCCTGCGGAAGTATTGGCAGTGCCTGCCCGCCCACAACAACGGGTTGTGGTGTTAGTCAAACTGGCTGGGGGCAATGATGGGTTGAATACCCTGATTCCTCACAATGACCCGCTGTATTATCAACATCGCCCCACGATTGCAGTACCTAAGCATCAACTCATCGACATTGGTGAAGCACAGAGCTTGAACCCTTACCTGAAAGCACTCAAACCCTGGTGGGATAAAGGCAATATGGCGTGGGTACAAGGGGTGGGTTATCCGCACAGCACCTTGTCGCATTTTCGTTCCAGCGATATTTGGGAAACAGCGGTGGACGCCAGTCAATACGCTGAAACGGGTTGGTTAGGTTCATTATTACCCGGTTGTAAGCCCGGTTTGCACGGCATTGCGATCGGTGACAGCAGCGGGCCGATGAACGGAAAAAACTGCAATACCATTGCGATGCAAAGCCCGCAGTCTTTCCTGAGTCAAATCAACCTGCTGGAAGACATTCAGCCGGTGCGTACCAATTCGGTGCTGGCGCATATCACCAATGTGCATCACCAACTGTATGCAGCGGGTGAACAGTTAAGCACTAAATTGCAACGCCCAATGGCCTTAGGTGTCAATTTTTCTACCGGCAAATTAGGGCGTGAATTGGAAGCGGTTGCCAAGATGATTTTGACCGGCGTCGATGCAGCCGTATACATGGTCACGCTGGACGGTTTTGATACCCACAGCAACCAAATGGCGGTACAGAGTAATTTACTGCATCAACTCGCTGGGGCGCTGGATTCGTTTGCGCAAGCCATGCAACGCGGCGGGCGCTGGAACGATGTCATGCTGATGACGTATTCCGAATTCGGGCGGCGTGTGCAAGAAAACCACGGCAAAGGTACTGACCACGGCACGGCGTCGGTGCAATTGGTCATGGGCGGCAAGGTACGTGGCGGTATTTACGGCGATGCACCCGATCTTAGCCGTTTGGATGGCGATGGCAATGTGCAACATACGGTCGATTTCCGCGCCGTCTATGGCACGGTATCCCAACGTTGGTTGGGGCAAGCCAGCCCGTGGGCTAAGTTTGGTACGCTGCCGTTTGTTTAA
- a CDS encoding recombination-associated protein RdgC, whose amino-acid sequence MWFKNLYLLRLSSDFDLTPEALHEALESKPFLGCGNELREASGWVSPFGRNNEQLVLATNGCMLLTLAHQEKLLPASVVREELDTLVADIEEKEARKIGKREKQDLRDEIEFELLPKAFTRTKKMDAWLDLPNGWMIINSSSNTPAERLTHLLRNTLGSLPVAPPKTDRSPAVLMTQWLADDHTLPAPFVLGEACELKGTGEAKSVATFKRHELMAEEVQANLAAGKTVSKLALIWADKISFVLTEDLGVRQVRFLDVLADNLKDADPQSRAEKLDIEFTLMTGEVTLMLADLMQCFTAEPEPEPA is encoded by the coding sequence ATGTGGTTCAAGAATCTGTACCTGCTGCGTTTGAGCAGTGATTTCGATCTCACGCCCGAAGCGCTACACGAAGCCCTTGAAAGCAAACCCTTTCTGGGCTGCGGCAATGAATTGCGCGAAGCCAGCGGTTGGGTATCACCGTTTGGGCGCAACAATGAGCAACTGGTATTGGCGACTAACGGCTGTATGCTGCTGACATTGGCGCATCAGGAAAAGCTGCTCCCGGCTTCGGTGGTGCGTGAAGAACTCGATACTTTAGTTGCCGACATCGAAGAAAAAGAAGCCCGCAAAATCGGTAAGCGCGAAAAACAAGATTTGCGCGATGAGATCGAATTTGAATTGCTGCCCAAAGCCTTCACCCGCACCAAAAAAATGGATGCCTGGCTGGATTTACCCAATGGCTGGATGATTATTAACAGCTCGTCCAACACGCCAGCGGAACGCTTAACCCATTTACTGCGCAATACTTTGGGCAGTTTGCCCGTTGCTCCCCCGAAAACCGACAGGAGTCCGGCAGTGCTAATGACGCAATGGCTGGCGGATGATCACACCTTGCCAGCGCCCTTTGTTTTAGGTGAAGCGTGCGAATTAAAAGGGACGGGCGAAGCAAAAAGTGTGGCAACGTTTAAACGTCATGAACTGATGGCGGAGGAAGTGCAAGCCAATTTAGCCGCAGGCAAAACGGTATCCAAACTCGCTTTAATCTGGGCAGACAAGATCAGTTTTGTTTTGACCGAAGATTTAGGGGTACGTCAGGTACGCTTTTTGGATGTGCTGGCCGACAACCTTAAGGATGCCGACCCGCAATCGCGTGCTGAAAAGCTGGACATCGAATTCACCCTGATGACGGGTGAAGTGACGCTGATGTTAGCCGATTTGATGCAATGTTTTACGGCAGAACCTGAACCAGAGCCTGCTTAA